Part of the Longimicrobiales bacterium genome, CCCTGCGCAAAACCGTGTTGTCTAGGTAGAGACACGGGCGCTCAAATAGGGATCCGTCCCAGCTACCAAATATTTTTTGGGGGGACGCCGTTTCAGTGGGAGCGATGTGTGCCGATTGGGAGCGTGCGTATCGCACGGGAATTAACCTCGGCTTGTTTTGTCCCAGGTCAGAACTCTTCCCCAATCACCTCCGCCGACCTCAATGACAGCGCACAAAACGTCGGCGTTCCATTCGCACACCCGCCCGACACCATCGTCGACGCCCCAATCACGAACAGATTCTCATGGTCATGCGTGCGGCCGTACGAGTCCGCGACACTCATTGCTGGATCGTCGCCCATCCGACATCCACCACCCGGGTGCTCCATGCGGGTCGAGACCTGAGTCGACATCACCGACCCGCCGCCTACTCCAGCCATCCTCTCGAAGAGCCCGAACATCGTATCGTGCGTATGGGCGCGGAGCTCCACGGACTCCGGGGCATCCCGATACTCGATCTTTGGCATGGGATCACCCCAGCGATTGCGCCGAACGGGGTCGAGCGAGAGCAGACTGTTCCGATCCGGGATCACGTCGTAGTAGCCACGGACGCGCGCCGACGAGCGCCGCGTGCGCGCTTGCCAGTCGTCCATGACGGCGTCGCCGAAGAGCCACGATCCGTCATTGTCGCGAGGCCGCGGCTCACGCCCTGCCGTCGATGTCCAGATCCGCAGATCGTGTCGGACATAGCGATCCAACGGACCGGGACGCGCGAACATGCGGGACAGGAGCGAGTTGGTCGAGAACATGCCGGGATAGCTTTCGAACGGGAGGTCGATCTGGGCACTCGCGTAGGGATGTCCGGTCATGTACGTGCCAACCATTCCGGTGCGGTTCGCCAGCCCATTGGGGAACCGGTTACTTGCCGACAGCAGCAGAAGGTGCGGACTCCAGGCATACCCTGCGGCCAGCACGAACGTCCTCGCGCGGAGCTCAACCACCTCGTCCGGCGCCGCGGAATCGACGGCGACGGCATAGTCCACGCGGTCAGAATTTTCGTGCAGCTCGAGCCTGCGCACCAGCGTATCGGTCACAAGGCGAACCTTGCCCTCAGCGATGAGACGGTCCAGCGTCACATCCGGTGTGTACTTTGCGCCGGTCGGGCAGATATGACAGGTGTCACAGCGTCTGCAGATCGCGCGGTCGTGCTTCGT contains:
- a CDS encoding GMC family oxidoreductase; translation: MTIRIDSDICIIGSGITAILAAERISELTDADIVMVEAGGRTTAARDRIGKRRRLIDYGENPWTGDHIRDQTGEGLFYRSMNVGGCAMHWDGACPRFSPEDFRQRSTYGVGTDWPIGYEDLEPYYQDFEERVGVAGEAGPPEYDPRSGPYPMPPLPLSYNLEVLKKWGESADIPFWTQPWAKATTTKHDRAICRRCDTCHICPTGAKYTPDVTLDRLIAEGKVRLVTDTLVRRLELHENSDRVDYAVAVDSAAPDEVVELRARTFVLAAGYAWSPHLLLLSASNRFPNGLANRTGMVGTYMTGHPYASAQIDLPFESYPGMFSTNSLLSRMFARPGPLDRYVRHDLRIWTSTAGREPRPRDNDGSWLFGDAVMDDWQARTRRSSARVRGYYDVIPDRNSLLSLDPVRRNRWGDPMPKIEYRDAPESVELRAHTHDTMFGLFERMAGVGGGSVMSTQVSTRMEHPGGGCRMGDDPAMSVADSYGRTHDHENLFVIGASTMVSGGCANGTPTFCALSLRSAEVIGEEF